A region of Bacteroidota bacterium DNA encodes the following proteins:
- a CDS encoding DUF5627 domain-containing protein, producing MKKIAILLVLFAGLFACTNQKNEFDDYKYTTGYFPYQFPVRTLVLGDYIYDNTNDNNHTFLISAAMGGVYSNLQDRVFDIAVDESLCDNVMFSSSKDTITVMPKAYYTLSSSDKLTIPSGKFSGNIEVHLTDAFFNDPKAIKLGYVIPIRLKASKDVDSILQGSTTVLNPDPRFASDWSVMPKNYTMFAVKFINPYHGKYLHRGVSVVKDASNTQIEKTVYHPTYVVDDELWSLVTTGKSQVSVAGVLHSSIVTGAFNMLLSFADDGTCSISQAPGSAYTITGTGKFSKDADEWGNEKRDAIYLNYQFSNGTNTYSATDTLVVRDRAVVMETYTPAYLGK from the coding sequence ATGAAGAAGATAGCAATATTATTAGTATTATTTGCCGGGTTGTTCGCTTGTACAAATCAAAAAAACGAATTTGATGATTATAAATATACTACTGGATATTTTCCTTATCAGTTCCCGGTTCGAACTCTGGTGTTGGGCGATTATATTTATGACAACACTAATGATAATAATCATACGTTCTTGATATCTGCTGCAATGGGTGGAGTTTATTCAAATTTACAAGACAGAGTATTTGATATTGCAGTTGATGAAAGCCTTTGTGATAATGTGATGTTCTCATCCTCCAAAGACACCATAACGGTCATGCCTAAGGCTTATTATACTTTAAGTTCATCAGATAAATTAACTATTCCAAGTGGTAAGTTCAGCGGAAATATTGAAGTACATTTAACTGATGCCTTTTTTAATGATCCCAAGGCTATAAAATTAGGTTATGTGATTCCTATACGCCTTAAAGCTTCTAAGGATGTGGACTCAATTCTACAGGGCAGCACTACTGTATTAAATCCTGATCCAAGATTTGCCAGTGATTGGTCTGTCATGCCCAAAAATTATACCATGTTTGCCGTGAAGTTTATTAATCCTTATCATGGAAAATATCTTCACCGTGGGGTAAGTGTTGTAAAGGATGCTTCTAATACGCAAATAGAAAAAACTGTTTATCATCCAACTTACGTAGTTGATGATGAATTATGGAGTCTGGTGACAACTGGTAAAAGTCAGGTTTCTGTTGCCGGAGTTTTACATTCTTCTATTGTTACCGGAGCTTTTAATATGCTCCTGTCCTTTGCTGATGATGGAACTTGCTCTATATCCCAAGCCCCGGGTTCGGCCTATACGATAACCGGAACCGGTAAATTCAGTAAGGATGCTGATGAATGGGGAAATGAAAAGCGGGATGCAATTTATTTGAATTATCAGTTTTCTAACGGTACCAATACCTATTCCGCCACAGACACTTTAGTGGTTCGTGATCGGGCTGTTGTAATGGAAACTTATACCCCTGCATATTTGGGAAAATAA